A window of the Parvularcula bermudensis HTCC2503 genome harbors these coding sequences:
- a CDS encoding YbjN domain-containing protein: MRATIGVAGALLSLFLGGASTAQSNDLTVEENPLIAGGVVRSLDLDQLSEAIATAGFLPTISHSATGLPYIVAEKANGARLFATLGACDMPQAGKGCQLIEYLVLMNLPASSPALVNNFNIERRTVSAGFLEGSLTGLTYRQVLRGGVLAENVGFTFGLFLEDANTIQEMVIEQSGPGPFEVSVPPDERFPRLASAVAATGWDVSRLVARFGPLSPERASPQVPFPSITGFGLAVQED; the protein is encoded by the coding sequence ATGCGGGCAACGATTGGCGTAGCAGGGGCGTTGCTGTCCCTCTTTTTGGGGGGGGCCTCGACGGCGCAGAGTAATGATCTGACCGTCGAGGAGAACCCGCTTATCGCTGGAGGGGTCGTGCGCTCCCTCGATCTCGACCAATTGAGCGAGGCGATCGCCACCGCCGGGTTTTTGCCAACGATCAGCCACTCGGCCACGGGCCTGCCCTATATCGTGGCTGAAAAAGCAAATGGTGCCCGCTTGTTCGCCACTTTGGGGGCGTGCGATATGCCCCAGGCCGGCAAGGGGTGCCAGCTGATCGAATATCTTGTACTGATGAATTTGCCAGCGTCGAGCCCGGCTCTGGTCAATAATTTCAATATCGAGCGTCGGACCGTCAGTGCAGGCTTTCTCGAAGGAAGTCTCACAGGGTTGACCTATCGTCAGGTCCTCCGCGGCGGTGTTCTGGCCGAGAATGTCGGCTTTACCTTCGGCCTGTTCCTGGAGGACGCGAATACGATCCAAGAAATGGTGATCGAGCAGTCCGGGCCAGGCCCCTTCGAAGTTTCTGTTCCGCCCGATGAGCGTTTCCCCCGCCTCGCGTCGGCCGTTGCCGCCACAGGCTGGGATGTGTCGAGACTGGTGGCGCGGTTCGGTCCCTTATCCCCTGAGCGCGCCAGTCCGCAGGTCCCTTTTCCGTCTATCACCGGTTTCGGCCTTGCGGTGCAGGAGGACTAA
- a CDS encoding pirin family protein has product MPASALRLRKASDRGRSDHGWLRSAFSFSFADYFDPAHSSFGALRVINDDRIAPRGGFPMHPHRNFDIFSYVLEGQIAHRDSMGNGSTVAAGGVQFMSAGSGVRHSEVNPSADEPLRILQVWLSPAVLDGAPRYEVLGPEEVDRRGRLAPIITQSGQAGTIKTDAPADVYAGRFTGEEAARFTVRTGRQCWVQVANGSLSVAGLRLSEGDGLAITASGEVSLAGGEDAEILLFDLEAEAPSAG; this is encoded by the coding sequence GTGCCTGCCTCTGCGCTTCGATTGCGCAAAGCGTCGGATCGCGGCCGGAGTGATCACGGTTGGCTTCGATCCGCCTTCAGTTTCAGCTTTGCGGACTATTTCGACCCCGCGCATAGCAGCTTTGGCGCGTTACGAGTGATCAACGATGATCGAATTGCCCCCCGGGGCGGTTTCCCCATGCATCCCCACCGCAATTTCGACATCTTCTCCTATGTGCTTGAGGGCCAGATCGCGCACCGCGATTCCATGGGCAATGGGTCGACGGTGGCGGCCGGCGGCGTTCAGTTCATGAGCGCCGGTAGCGGCGTTAGACATTCGGAGGTCAATCCGAGTGCCGACGAGCCGCTGCGGATCCTCCAGGTCTGGTTGAGCCCGGCGGTCCTGGATGGTGCGCCGAGATACGAGGTTCTCGGCCCCGAGGAGGTGGATCGACGGGGCAGGTTAGCACCGATTATCACCCAGAGCGGCCAAGCGGGGACGATCAAGACCGACGCGCCCGCCGATGTCTATGCAGGCCGCTTTACCGGGGAGGAGGCCGCGCGCTTCACGGTGCGAACGGGACGCCAATGTTGGGTGCAGGTCGCGAATGGCTCGCTATCGGTGGCGGGCCTCAGGCTCAGCGAGGGCGACGGGCTCGCCATTACGGCCTCAGGTGAGGTCTCCTTGGCAGGTGGCGAAGACGCCGAAATCCTGCTCTTCGATCTCGAGGCCGAGGCGCCCTCGGCGGGGTAG
- the lipB gene encoding lipoyl(octanoyl) transferase LipB, whose translation MADYARAVGDPGACFATGPVHLTVSRTPIPYPIALEAMDRAVEAILDGTGPERLWFLEHPPLYTAGTTAKPADLKDADRFPVYPAKRGGQYTYHGPGQRVAYLMLDLRHRVRDVRKYVGDLERWLIASLGDFNIDGELRRGRVGVWVDRSRPGMPKEDKIAAIGVRIRRWVSLHGIALNVEPDLSHFSGITPCGISDAQYGVTSLVDLGRPVTMDEADHALIRHFTSIFGPLVREPFTGWIEEAARAVESEADHSAGETEPGQERPAP comes from the coding sequence ATGGCCGACTATGCGCGGGCGGTTGGGGATCCAGGAGCATGCTTCGCCACCGGCCCCGTTCATTTGACCGTTTCCCGTACCCCCATTCCCTACCCCATCGCGCTCGAAGCGATGGACCGTGCCGTCGAGGCCATTCTCGACGGCACCGGTCCCGAACGCCTGTGGTTTCTTGAACATCCGCCCCTTTATACCGCGGGCACGACGGCAAAACCCGCGGACCTGAAAGACGCCGATCGGTTTCCTGTGTATCCCGCCAAACGGGGGGGACAATACACCTATCACGGACCTGGACAGCGGGTGGCCTATCTGATGCTGGACCTGCGGCACCGGGTCAGGGATGTGAGAAAATATGTCGGCGACCTCGAACGATGGCTGATCGCCAGCCTCGGCGATTTCAACATAGACGGCGAGCTGCGACGCGGACGCGTCGGCGTGTGGGTGGATCGTTCCCGCCCTGGAATGCCAAAAGAGGACAAGATTGCCGCCATTGGCGTCCGCATCCGCCGATGGGTGAGCCTTCACGGCATTGCACTCAATGTCGAACCCGACCTCTCGCATTTTTCCGGGATCACGCCCTGCGGGATCAGCGATGCGCAATACGGGGTGACCAGCCTTGTGGATCTTGGCCGCCCGGTCACGATGGACGAGGCTGACCATGCGCTGATCCGCCATTTCACCTCGATCTTCGGACCGTTGGTGAGGGAGCCCTTTACCGGATGGATCGAAGAGGCCGCTCGGGCGGTTGAATCGGAGGCCGATCATAGCGCAGGTGAGACAGAGCCTGGGCAAGAAAGGCCGGCTCCATGA
- a CDS encoding DMT family transporter, whose amino-acid sequence MTSLIFVMAGLLSGAIFAAQGAINGRLAAFAGGPLVAALISFSVGWLSLAALILLSRPQAPNSSVIATAPPWVYLGGLIGATGVALAALSVPRIGIATWVGALIAGQLMASIWLDHLGAFGQEVREITPGRIAGMICLALGVWLIRRY is encoded by the coding sequence ATGACCTCGTTGATTTTCGTTATGGCGGGCCTTTTGTCGGGCGCGATATTCGCCGCACAGGGCGCGATCAATGGCCGCCTCGCGGCCTTTGCCGGCGGCCCCCTGGTCGCTGCCCTTATCTCTTTTTCGGTCGGCTGGCTCAGCCTTGCCGCCCTCATCCTTCTTTCACGGCCGCAGGCACCGAACAGTTCGGTCATCGCGACCGCGCCCCCATGGGTCTATCTTGGGGGCCTCATCGGCGCGACCGGCGTCGCCCTGGCCGCCCTCAGTGTGCCCCGTATCGGAATTGCCACATGGGTCGGGGCGTTGATCGCGGGACAGCTCATGGCCTCGATCTGGCTCGACCATCTTGGCGCTTTCGGCCAGGAGGTCCGTGAAATCACGCCGGGCCGGATTGCAGGGATGATCTGTCTGGCCCTCGGTGTTTGGCTGATCCGTCGATACTAG
- a CDS encoding oligoendopeptidase F family protein, which yields MEVRVLSTAPFPLRTRLRLLERGCGSGSVLSVAFVNGEVQASAATAKARNFDNTLHYFLSGDTIPEAVYPPLVEIDYTFPLDAPAE from the coding sequence GTGGAGGTTCGAGTCCTCTCGACCGCACCATTTCCCTTGCGCACCCGCCTTCGGCTGCTTGAGCGCGGGTGCGGTTCGGGATCAGTCCTCTCGGTGGCATTCGTGAACGGTGAGGTCCAGGCGAGCGCCGCCACCGCAAAAGCGCGGAACTTTGACAACACGCTACACTATTTCCTCTCAGGTGATACCATTCCCGAAGCGGTCTACCCTCCGCTGGTCGAGATAGACTACACATTCCCCTTGGACGCGCCTGCTGAATAG
- a CDS encoding DUF481 domain-containing protein, with protein sequence MSCVVCMMMAMAGGLVVKHEPTNGWDGRIEFSASAASGNTETSVLGARFSAKRVFGRFKNSLDAGANYAKATTENADGEEVTSETQDNFFVQYRLDAQTGDRHFAYGRVRYEEDAFSGFDSRWFIGSGFGVEVIAKDNLSWNLLGGPGVRIVSVSETEGEPTEDDGTEVALFAASEVDWTIRDGVTFAQDADATLAEANTTLANEFTLTTALTDRLSTNVGFKLSYESEPPEGRESTDTLLRASIGYSF encoded by the coding sequence ATGAGTTGTGTTGTGTGCATGATGATGGCGATGGCAGGCGGCCTTGTCGTCAAACATGAGCCTACGAATGGTTGGGACGGTCGTATCGAATTCTCCGCCTCCGCAGCGTCAGGCAACACGGAAACCAGCGTCCTCGGCGCCCGATTCAGTGCCAAGCGGGTCTTTGGCCGTTTCAAGAACAGTCTCGATGCGGGTGCCAATTACGCCAAGGCAACAACGGAAAACGCCGACGGCGAGGAGGTCACCTCTGAGACCCAGGATAATTTCTTCGTACAATATCGTCTCGACGCCCAGACCGGCGACCGACACTTCGCCTACGGACGGGTGCGCTATGAGGAGGACGCCTTTTCCGGGTTCGATAGCCGCTGGTTTATCGGCTCAGGCTTCGGGGTCGAAGTCATCGCAAAGGATAATCTCTCCTGGAATCTGCTTGGCGGGCCGGGGGTCCGTATCGTCAGCGTGTCCGAGACCGAAGGAGAGCCGACAGAAGACGACGGGACAGAGGTCGCCCTTTTCGCGGCCAGCGAGGTGGACTGGACCATACGGGACGGGGTCACCTTTGCGCAGGATGCCGATGCCACCCTGGCGGAGGCCAACACCACGCTCGCAAACGAATTCACGCTCACCACCGCCTTGACCGACCGACTATCAACGAATGTCGGGTTCAAGCTGAGCTACGAAAGCGAGCCGCCGGAGGGACGGGAAAGCACAGACACCCTTCTCAGGGCCTCTATCGGTTACAGCTTTTAG